One Anaerolineales bacterium DNA segment encodes these proteins:
- a CDS encoding hydrogenase maturation protease, with protein sequence MTSDWEQRLTGILRKSRRLAFVGVGQDLRGDDAAGIHLVRRLQQASPETPASNTLPLEKPPPMPSTAKRHASAAKPCAVRLYFEAGLRPEASAGPLRRFGPDWVIFLDAAELGEPPGTVRWIEPQEIDDGTASTHTFPMGGFAGYLCAELGCRTAVLGIQPGRMEFDEPVSAEVQCAIEEIAGRILGG encoded by the coding sequence ATGACGTCCGATTGGGAACAACGGCTTACGGGAATCCTCCGGAAAAGCCGCCGGCTTGCTTTTGTGGGCGTGGGCCAGGATTTGCGGGGCGACGACGCGGCCGGCATCCACCTGGTGCGGCGTCTGCAGCAGGCCTCACCCGAGACTCCCGCTTCCAACACCCTCCCGCTCGAAAAGCCTCCCCCCATGCCCTCCACGGCCAAACGGCATGCGTCCGCAGCCAAGCCTTGCGCCGTCCGGTTGTATTTTGAAGCCGGCTTGCGGCCGGAAGCCAGCGCCGGCCCGCTGCGCCGGTTCGGGCCGGATTGGGTGATCTTCCTCGATGCCGCGGAGTTGGGCGAACCACCCGGGACGGTACGTTGGATCGAACCGCAGGAGATCGACGACGGAACCGCCTCGACCCACACCTTTCCGATGGGCGGATTTGCAGGATACCTGTGCGCCGAACTCGGCTGCCGGACGGCGGTCCTCGGAATCCAGCCCGGTCGCATGGAATTCGACGAGCCCGTTTCGGCGGAGGTTCAGTGTGCGATCGAGGAGATCGCCGGACGGATTCTCGGGGGATAA
- a CDS encoding NADH-quinone oxidoreductase subunit H: protein MEVLKTLLYLFVYPGLLFLFLYATFCEWVDRKVYARLQNRIGPLFTGPQGILQPVADFVKLLAKEDILPTRADPVMFTLLPIVILAVVCTAAMYLPLWHYSASTPSFISFPGDLIVVVFLLTLPTLIFFLAGWYSSDSFSAIGGTRVITMLFGYEVPLYLAVLGSAILAGSWRLVDVSLFYQAHPLLLLSNALGFIVALIALQAKLERVPFDLPHAETEIVGGTFTEYSGRKLAFIHLAIDVEMVVGAGLIAAVFLGGFSDNLLGGFALFILKTLLVVVLLSVIRALFARIRIDQLIHFAWQYLTPLAMIHILIMVVIKGLFL, encoded by the coding sequence ATGGAGGTTCTGAAAACCCTGCTTTACTTGTTCGTGTATCCCGGTCTGTTGTTTTTGTTCCTGTACGCCACGTTCTGCGAATGGGTCGACCGCAAAGTGTACGCGCGCCTGCAGAACCGGATCGGGCCGCTGTTCACCGGCCCCCAGGGCATCCTTCAGCCGGTCGCGGATTTCGTAAAGCTGTTGGCCAAGGAAGATATCCTTCCGACTAGGGCCGATCCGGTGATGTTCACCCTCCTGCCGATCGTCATCCTGGCGGTGGTCTGCACGGCCGCAATGTACCTGCCGCTGTGGCATTATTCGGCTTCCACGCCTTCCTTCATCTCCTTTCCGGGGGATTTGATCGTGGTCGTCTTCCTGCTCACCCTGCCGACATTGATCTTCTTCCTGGCCGGCTGGTATTCCTCCGATTCCTTCTCGGCGATCGGCGGAACGCGGGTGATCACGATGCTGTTCGGGTACGAAGTGCCGCTCTACCTGGCGGTCCTCGGTTCGGCGATCCTGGCCGGCTCCTGGCGGTTAGTGGATGTCTCGCTGTTCTACCAGGCCCACCCGCTGCTCCTGCTTTCCAACGCCCTCGGCTTCATCGTCGCGCTCATCGCCCTGCAGGCGAAACTGGAGCGGGTGCCGTTCGACCTGCCGCACGCGGAAACGGAGATCGTCGGCGGCACGTTCACCGAATACTCCGGCCGCAAGCTGGCCTTCATCCACTTGGCGATCGACGTGGAGATGGTCGTGGGTGCGGGATTGATCGCGGCCGTGTTCCTGGGCGGGTTCTCCGACAATCTGCTCGGGGGGTTCGCGCTCTTCATCCTGAAGACCCTGCTGGTCGTGGTTCTGCTCTCGGTCATCCGGGCCTTGTTCGCGCGCATCCGCATCGACCAGCTGATCCACTTCGCCTGGCAATACCTCACGCCGCTGGCCATGATCCACATCCTGATCATGGTCGTGATCAAAGGCTTGTTCCTGTAA
- a CDS encoding NADH-quinone oxidoreductase subunit K, with protein MSDTWIINMAFVALLVAIGLYALLTMKNLIRMLIGIEIVSKGILLALIATGYEKNNILTSQSLAISFIVVEVCVLATALAVIINIHRHTKTLDIEQLTNLKG; from the coding sequence ATGAGTGACACCTGGATCATCAACATGGCCTTCGTCGCCTTGCTCGTGGCGATCGGCCTCTATGCCCTGCTGACGATGAAGAACCTGATCCGCATGCTGATCGGGATCGAGATCGTCTCCAAGGGAATCTTGCTGGCGCTGATCGCCACCGGCTACGAGAAGAACAACATCCTCACCAGCCAGAGCCTGGCGATCTCCTTTATCGTGGTGGAGGTCTGCGTGCTGGCGACGGCCTTGGCGGTGATCATCAACATCCACCGCCATACGAAGACGCTGGACATCGAACAGTTGACCAACCTGAAGGGCTGA
- a CDS encoding NADH-quinone oxidoreductase subunit J: MHIFLLCGLVLCSILAILATDLLKAAISLAGASIFLAMTFFELGAAYAGVFEISVVAGLITVLFIATISLTKGEGEVKERRFGRYLLPVFVVGMAVADFLVMRQFLGALPALPAAPEAADLGTVLWSQRTFDLIGQIAVLLAGVFCVLALFRKRSEDE, from the coding sequence ATGCATATCTTCCTGTTGTGCGGATTGGTGCTCTGTTCGATCCTGGCGATCCTCGCCACGGACCTGCTCAAGGCGGCGATCTCCCTCGCCGGCGCCAGCATCTTCCTGGCGATGACCTTCTTCGAATTGGGTGCCGCGTATGCGGGCGTGTTCGAGATCTCCGTCGTGGCCGGGCTGATCACCGTGCTGTTCATCGCCACCATTAGTCTGACTAAGGGCGAGGGGGAAGTGAAGGAACGGAGATTCGGACGCTACCTGTTGCCCGTGTTCGTGGTCGGGATGGCCGTCGCCGATTTCCTGGTGATGCGGCAATTCCTCGGCGCCCTCCCCGCCCTTCCCGCCGCGCCCGAAGCGGCAGATCTCGGGACGGTGTTGTGGAGCCAGAGGACGTTCGACCTGATCGGGCAGATCGCCGTCCTCCTGGCCGGGGTCTTCTGCGTGCTGGCTCTGTTCCGCAAAAGGAGCGAAGATGAGTGA
- a CDS encoding NADH-quinone oxidoreductase subunit M — MSIPFLALPLVLAGIMPLLGKISKRFLPDLVANLTLLFLLGYGIFCARELVLTGPNLLQAALPDMTLNITLTLDSFNILLLLTVALVGLGVTLYSIDYMEHYDGKAIFYALLLIMIAGMNGLILADDLFTMYIFLEAAAIASYGLIAFGRKREELEASLKYLMLSAVATAFLLLSIAVLFGLTGSLKLSAVAAGLAALDAQGAAALCAALFLMAFGLKAALVPFHAWLPDAHSSAPAPISAMLSGVLIKVLGVYTLIRVVLTVFGLSSAIENILMILGIVSILTGAFLALGQNDVKRMLAYSSISQVGYIVLGIGIGTPLGILGGLFHLLNHASAKGLLFLNAGALEHATGTRELDKLGGLGKRMPITAGTSVIGSLAIAGVPPLNGFWSKLIILLALIQAKLYAGALIAALAGILTLWYYLVLQRRAFFGKLNEAWQNVREAPFWMSASSILLGAVCVLVGLGFPFVIQNWIQPAADALTAGQSVLHLPGF; from the coding sequence ATGAGTATTCCGTTCCTCGCCCTTCCCTTGGTCCTGGCCGGCATCATGCCCCTGCTCGGCAAAATTTCCAAGCGCTTTCTGCCGGACCTGGTGGCCAACCTGACCCTGCTCTTCCTGCTGGGCTACGGAATCTTCTGCGCCCGGGAGCTCGTGCTTACGGGGCCGAACCTTCTGCAGGCCGCCCTGCCGGACATGACCCTCAACATCACCCTGACGCTCGACAGCTTCAACATCCTCCTGCTGCTGACCGTCGCGCTGGTGGGGCTGGGCGTGACCCTGTATTCAATCGACTACATGGAACACTACGACGGGAAGGCGATTTTTTACGCACTGCTCCTGATCATGATTGCCGGCATGAACGGCCTGATCCTGGCCGACGACCTGTTCACGATGTACATCTTCCTGGAGGCGGCGGCGATCGCCTCTTACGGGCTGATCGCGTTCGGGCGGAAGCGGGAAGAGCTCGAGGCTTCGTTGAAGTACCTGATGCTCTCGGCAGTGGCGACGGCGTTCCTCCTGCTGAGCATCGCCGTCCTGTTTGGGCTGACGGGAAGCCTCAAGCTTTCCGCCGTCGCCGCCGGGCTCGCGGCGCTCGACGCCCAGGGGGCCGCCGCCTTGTGCGCGGCGCTGTTCCTGATGGCGTTCGGCTTGAAAGCCGCGCTGGTCCCCTTCCACGCCTGGCTTCCGGACGCGCATTCCTCCGCTCCGGCGCCCATCTCGGCGATGCTTTCGGGCGTGCTGATCAAAGTCCTCGGGGTGTACACCCTGATCCGGGTCGTGCTGACCGTTTTCGGCCTCTCGTCGGCGATCGAAAACATCCTGATGATCCTCGGGATCGTATCGATCCTCACGGGAGCCTTCCTGGCCCTGGGGCAAAACGACGTCAAACGAATGCTCGCCTACTCCTCCATCAGCCAGGTCGGATATATCGTCCTCGGGATCGGGATCGGAACGCCGCTTGGAATCCTCGGCGGCCTCTTCCACCTGCTGAACCACGCCTCCGCCAAGGGCTTGCTGTTCCTCAACGCCGGAGCGCTGGAGCACGCCACCGGGACGCGGGAGTTGGACAAGCTGGGCGGGCTGGGCAAGCGGATGCCGATCACCGCGGGAACCAGTGTCATCGGCTCGCTGGCGATCGCCGGCGTTCCCCCGTTGAACGGCTTTTGGAGCAAGCTTATCATCCTGTTGGCGCTGATCCAGGCGAAGCTCTATGCGGGCGCGTTGATCGCCGCCCTGGCCGGGATCCTGACGCTGTGGTACTACCTGGTGCTGCAGCGGCGCGCGTTTTTCGGCAAGCTGAACGAGGCCTGGCAAAACGTCCGCGAGGCGCCGTTCTGGATGTCGGCCTCCTCGATCCTGCTCGGCGCCGTGTGCGTGCTCGTGGGGCTGGGCTTTCCGTTCGTCATCCAGAATTGGATCCAGCCGGCGGCGGATGCCCTCACCGCCGGACAATCCGTCCTCCACCTCCCGGGGTTCTAA
- a CDS encoding NADH-quinone oxidoreductase subunit L, whose product MPIETITLLAIFVPILGAFSVPLAGWLSPRARSLWAVVLGLATAAFAMLLIPFAVGGGNLILYWNLLLGVDFILTVDALSVFMSVVSSSVGAVILIYSIGYMEREEHQNEYYAMFLLFIGAMMGLVYSSNLIFLYLFWEVTAICSWRLIGFYRGKEHVVKADKAFLFTFGSAVVMLVGFLLIHGQTGTFDLTKMHGVGLTGAIVLLVLVGIFAKSATLPLHTWLPDAGVAPSTVTSMLHAAVLVKIGVYAYARLFNATFVLPPGWADGIAVLAMASSLVAACAAAVENDLKRILAYSTISQIGYIFLGLSVSGPIGIAGSLLYILMHGLGKAGLFLCAGIVEHSTHKRDIRELGGLIKTMPLTAAAFFLCAFSVIGIPPLGGFFPKFMVILGTVEAGKLWLAAAALLIAVLTAFYLFRLFHAVFLGDAKSDAREGTPSMLLAVLGLAAFSVAGGILVFYPMQLVDTATLQILGLVP is encoded by the coding sequence ATGCCTATTGAAACGATAACCCTCCTGGCAATCTTCGTTCCGATCCTGGGGGCGTTCAGCGTTCCCCTGGCCGGTTGGCTCTCCCCCCGCGCGAGATCGCTCTGGGCCGTTGTACTCGGCCTGGCCACCGCCGCCTTTGCGATGCTGCTGATCCCGTTCGCCGTCGGGGGCGGAAACCTGATCCTCTATTGGAATCTCCTGCTGGGGGTGGATTTCATCCTCACCGTGGACGCGCTGTCGGTGTTCATGTCGGTCGTCTCGTCGTCCGTCGGGGCCGTGATCCTCATTTATTCCATCGGGTATATGGAGCGCGAGGAGCATCAAAACGAATATTATGCGATGTTCCTCTTGTTTATCGGGGCGATGATGGGGTTGGTCTATTCCTCGAACCTGATCTTCCTGTACCTGTTTTGGGAGGTCACCGCCATCTGCTCCTGGCGGCTGATCGGGTTCTACCGCGGCAAGGAACACGTCGTCAAGGCCGACAAGGCGTTCCTGTTCACCTTCGGTTCGGCGGTGGTGATGCTGGTGGGGTTTCTGCTGATCCACGGCCAAACCGGGACGTTCGATCTGACCAAAATGCACGGGGTCGGCCTGACCGGCGCGATCGTGCTGTTGGTCCTGGTCGGGATCTTCGCCAAATCGGCCACCCTGCCGCTCCACACCTGGCTGCCGGACGCCGGCGTCGCCCCCTCCACGGTGACTTCGATGCTCCACGCGGCGGTGCTGGTCAAGATCGGCGTCTACGCCTATGCCCGGCTGTTCAACGCCACCTTTGTCCTTCCGCCGGGCTGGGCGGACGGGATCGCCGTGCTGGCGATGGCTTCCAGCCTCGTGGCCGCCTGCGCCGCCGCGGTCGAGAACGACCTCAAACGGATCCTCGCCTATTCCACGATCAGCCAGATCGGATACATCTTCCTGGGGCTGAGCGTCTCCGGGCCGATCGGGATCGCCGGGTCGCTGCTCTACATCCTGATGCACGGCCTGGGCAAAGCCGGCCTGTTCCTCTGCGCCGGGATCGTCGAGCATTCCACCCACAAACGCGACATCCGCGAGCTCGGCGGCCTGATCAAAACCATGCCGCTGACGGCCGCCGCCTTCTTCCTCTGCGCCTTTTCCGTGATCGGGATCCCGCCCCTGGGCGGTTTCTTCCCCAAATTCATGGTGATCCTGGGGACGGTGGAAGCCGGCAAACTGTGGTTGGCGGCCGCCGCGCTGTTGATCGCCGTGCTCACCGCGTTCTACCTGTTCCGCCTGTTCCATGCGGTCTTTCTGGGAGACGCAAAATCCGACGCCCGGGAGGGCACGCCCTCGATGCTCCTGGCGGTGCTGGGGTTGGCCGCCTTTTCGGTCGCGGGCGGAATTCTGGTTTTCTACCCGATGCAATTGGTGGACACTGCAACACTCCAGATCCTAGGACTGGTGCCATGA
- a CDS encoding 4Fe-4S binding protein, which produces MKIGSMLGEILRSVFRRPATVNFPLQQSPVPQRLRGVVRYNPEKCTGCQLCMKDCPANAIEIIAVDKPNKRFIMRFHADRCTYCSQCVVNCRFNCLEMSNEHWANAALKREPFTVMYGRDQDLKDFLKKTELEVPQLKL; this is translated from the coding sequence ATGAAAATCGGCTCGATGTTGGGCGAAATCCTCCGTTCCGTGTTCCGCCGGCCGGCGACGGTGAATTTCCCCCTCCAGCAATCCCCGGTACCGCAGCGCCTGCGCGGCGTCGTCCGCTACAATCCGGAAAAATGCACCGGCTGTCAGCTGTGCATGAAGGATTGCCCCGCCAACGCGATCGAAATCATCGCCGTCGACAAGCCCAACAAGCGATTCATCATGCGTTTCCACGCCGACCGCTGCACCTATTGCTCCCAATGCGTCGTCAATTGCCGCTTCAACTGTCTGGAGATGTCGAACGAGCATTGGGCGAACGCCGCGCTCAAGCGCGAGCCGTTCACGGTGATGTACGGACGCGACCAGGACTTGAAGGACTTCTTAAAGAAAACCGAGTTGGAAGTTCCGCAGCTGAAGCTGTAG